The following proteins come from a genomic window of Gammaproteobacteria bacterium:
- a CDS encoding LysR family transcriptional regulator — MRLRHIEVFHAVYLTGSVSGGARALNVSQPTVSKVLKHAEDQLGFKLFHRSK, encoded by the coding sequence ATGCGCTTAAGACACATAGAAGTATTTCATGCTGTGTATTTAACGGGATCAGTTAGTGGTGGCGCCAGAGCGCTCAATGTGTCACAGCCCACAGTGAGTAAGGTGCTCAAACATGCCGAAGACCAACTCGGGTTTAAATTATTTCATCGCAGCAAATGA